The following coding sequences lie in one Loxodonta africana isolate mLoxAfr1 chromosome X, mLoxAfr1.hap2, whole genome shotgun sequence genomic window:
- the ZNF275 gene encoding zinc finger protein 275 produces MSHPCVSLLAPPAPQGLALPQDGAPGEQVLAVPLEMLEAQGSVPFDGVEQYLTEGEWLRLDREQRTLEYFGNVTSVGVPGLNPALVPRQVQGQVLLVSDPSLIAGQAKHSENISVTQHETVGENAQPHEMASTSSPRAGDPSPEVRQNRDTEGRLGSPQNLPLEHHFACKECGDSFRLKVLLVQHQRIHSEETVWECRECGKVFRGITEFKEHRKSHVAAEPRPGPSQALEDAVEKREQMEKEAKPFECEECGKRFKKNAGLSQHLRVHSRERPFDCEECGRSFKVNTQLSQHQKLHASEKPFACEACSVNFLDRQEFLKHQRTHTGHLPFDCDDCGKSFRGVSGLAEHQRIHSGAKPYGCPHCGKLFRRSSELTKHRRIHTGEKPYECGQCGKAFRQSSSLLEHQRIHTGERPYACGDCGKAFRGPSDLIKHRRIHSGLKPYECDRCGKAFRRSSGLSRHRRIHSGARRCECSECGRVFKRRSALHKHQPTHRQ; encoded by the exons CGCCGCCTGCTCCCCAAGGTCTTGCCCTTCCCCAGGATGGAGCCCCGGGAGAACAGGTCCTGGCAGTCCCTCTTGAGATGCTGGAGGCCCAG GGTTCCGTTCCATTTGATGGTGTGGAACAATACCTCACAGAAGGGGAGTGGTTGAGGCTGGACCGTGAGCAGAGGACGCTGGAATACTTTGGGAACGTGACCTCCGTGG GAGTTCCTGGTTTGAATCCTGCCTTAGTCCCTCGCCAGGTGCAAGGACAAGTACTGTTGGTCTCAGACCCATCTCTCATCGCGGGTCAAGCTAAGCATTCCG AAAACATCTCTGTGACTCAACACGAGACAGTGGGTGAGAACGCCCAGCCCCACGAGATGGCGTCCACCAGCTCACCCAGGGCCGGTGACCCTAGCCCTGAGGTCAGACAGAATAGGGACACAGAGGGGAGGTTAGGGAGCCCCCAGAATCTGCCTCTAGAGCATCATTTTGCATGTAAAGAGTGTGGGGACAGCTTTCGGCTGAAAGTCCTCCTTGTCCAGCACCAAAGAATCCACAGTGAGGAGACGGTCTGGGAGTGCCGAGAGTGCGGGAAGGTCTTTCGGGGCATCACCGAGTTCAAGGAGCACAGGAAGAGCCACGTGGCTGCGGAGCCTCGGCCTGGCCCCAGCCAGGCCCTTGAAGATGCTGTGGAGAAGAGGGAGCAGATGGAGAAGGAGGCAAAGCCCTTTGAATGCGAGGAATGTGGGAAGCGGTTTAAGAAAAACGCAGGCCTCAGTCAGCACCTGAGGGTGCACAGCCGAGAGAGGCCCTTCGATTGTGAGGAATGCGGGCGCTCCTTCAAGGTGAACACCCAGCTGTCCCAGCACCAGAAGCTTCACGCCTCCGAGAAGCCGTTCGCCTGCGAGGCGTGCAGCGTGAATTTCCTGGACCGCCAGGAGTTCCTCAAGCACCAGCGCACGCACACAGGCCACCTGCCCTTCGACTGCGACGACTGCGGCAAGTCCTTCCGTGGGGTCAGTGGCCTGGCCGAGCACCAGCGCATCCACAGCGGGGCCAAGCCCTACGGGTGCCCGCACTGTGGCAAGCTCTTCCGCCGCAGCTCTGAGCTCACCAAGCACCGGCGCATCCACACCGGCGAGAAGCCCTACGAGTGTGGCCAGTGTGGCAAGGCCTTCCGGCAGAGCTCCAGCCTCCTGGAGCATCAGCGCATTCACACCGGCGAGCGGCCCTACGCGTGCGGCGACTGCGGCAAGGCCTTCCGGGGGCCCTCCGACCTCATCAAGCACCGGCGGATCCACAGCGGACTGAAGCCCTACGAGTGCGACCGGTGCGGCAAGGCCTTCCGGAGGAGCTCCGGCCTGAGCCGCCACCGCAGGATCCACAGCGGGGCGCGGCGCTGCGAGTGCAGCGAGTGCGGCCGCGTGTTCAAGCGGCGCTCTGCCCTGCACAAGCACCAGCCCACTCACCGCCAGTAG